The DNA sequence CAGCGTACTCAATGCGGTCCACCACTTTGGTCACCGACTGGTCGCTTCTGGCCATCACCCCGTGTTTGCTCCACAACACGATGCGGTGCTGTTGCAGGGCCTTCACGGTGTGCTGCATGAGGATGCTGGAACCCGGCAGCATGAAGGGAAGCACCCCGATGCCTTCAGGGAGGTTGACGATGGTCTCGGGTTGCCAGCGCATCAGTTTGTGGTTGAGCACCAGGGTGTCCTGGTGGCTTTTCAGGTGGCTGAGGTAGGTGAGGTGCAGGGGCTGGGCGTGAACCACTGCATGAAAATTGGTTCCGGACCTGCCAATCTGGTCGTTGTGCACGGCAAGGTGTGAGTTGAATTCGCTGGTGATTCGCTCAAACAACCGTGCAGGGGAACTCAGCAGGGTGGCGGTCACTCCGTCCTGGTGGACCTTCACCACTGCAAGGTTGCCGTGCGGGTCCCGTTTGACGTCCCTGAGCCGGCGTCCGGAGCCGGTGACGATCAAGGTGCGGCCTGCGAGGTGAGGCACCACTTCGGGGAGGGTGTACGTTTCCCGCTGGGTGAACTCGGCTTCAGGGTAGAGTTCCCAGTTGACACAGAGGGAAATGTTGCCCGCAGCACCTTCACTGGCTTCGATGCTGGAGATGCGTTCTCCTGCGGCGCCCATGGCGGCAAACAACTGGTGGAGGGTGGGCTGGCTGATGTTCATGTTGACTCCTTTTGATAAATTTTATCAGAATATTGTTAAAACATGTCAAATTG is a window from the Deinococcus roseus genome containing:
- the rhaD gene encoding rhamnulose-1-phosphate aldolase, giving the protein MNISQPTLHQLFAAMGAAGERISSIEASEGAAGNISLCVNWELYPEAEFTQRETYTLPEVVPHLAGRTLIVTGSGRRLRDVKRDPHGNLAVVKVHQDGVTATLLSSPARLFERITSEFNSHLAVHNDQIGRSGTNFHAVVHAQPLHLTYLSHLKSHQDTLVLNHKLMRWQPETIVNLPEGIGVLPFMLPGSSILMQHTVKALQQHRIVLWSKHGVMARSDQSVTKVVDRIEYAETAARYEYLDLSSGGQGEGLTPQELREIIAVFQVPTTLY